In one window of Macadamia integrifolia cultivar HAES 741 unplaced genomic scaffold, SCU_Mint_v3 scaffold1326, whole genome shotgun sequence DNA:
- the LOC122063449 gene encoding uncharacterized protein LOC122063449: MRVLGESSWCFCNGGGRSERMKGSIFCNKGAAMARVGGGTGFLIHKNLLLTTHVNLPSVLAAEGLEIRLQDRVAAKLFPHRFFITSSVLDLTIVGIDAIDGDSNAQGHQPQCLKTCSNPSLDLGSVVYLLGYTDKKELKVGEGKVVIATDNLIKVSTDGIIWSPGSAGFDAQGNLAFMVCDPMKLATSPTVKCTSASSSSSSSWKKDLPVQFGIPIPIICDWLHQHWEGSLDELNKPKLPLIRLMSTGQKSEHSCASFAMRQVFKSTEGENDNTPSSSNIISGQQDHPGPSCSAAANVCQEETPVTGLHSSIRELGIPTPEIYESPRLTSVPVRKKENTQTQLLNINFPPSAPKAIVLPQAIKKLPTSSDGNSVEELALRNSLKEDNPIEGKGVPNPVGDGEISTGSINGEDHSEVQSSSSPIEVSEWQNVGHGYHADYSSEGETMYSAETAESRNYPSPKVEKFQPVWRTHSCGSYSRWDTAQRNPVARRASLDNQQNFIRGRKMHSQGATSQRSNDYFNPTVSSIMKKRNNSEQLNKPRQSAGHSSPRWMF; encoded by the exons ATGAGGGTTTTGGGGGAGTCTTCTTGGTGTTTCTGTAATGGAGGTGGGAGGTCTGAGAGGATGAAAGGCAGTATTTTCTGCAATAAAGGTGCGGCCATGGCGAGGGTAGGTGGTGGGACTGGCTTTCTCATCCATAAGAACCTTTTGTTAACTACCCACGTGAACCTTCCCTCAGTGTTGGCAGCTGAAGGGTTGGAGATCCGGTTGCAGGACCGTGTTGCTGCAAAGCTTTTCCCTCACAG GTTTTTCATTACCAGTTCTGTTCTTGATCTTACTATTGTGGGTATAGATGCCATTGATGGAGATTCAAACGCCCAAGGGCATCAGCCTCAGTGCTTGAAGACCTGCTCAAATCCAAgtcttgatttgggtagtgtagTTTATCTTCTAGGTTATACAGACAAAAAGGAACTGAAAGTGGGTGAGGGAAAGGTGGTGATAGCCACTGATAATCTCATAAAAGTATCAACAGATGGAATAATTTGGAGCCCTGGGTCTGCTGGTTTTGATGCCCAAGGTAATCTTGCCTTCATGGTATGTGATCCTATGAAGCTTGCCACATCTCCAACTGTCAAGTGTACGTCAGCCTCAtcgtcttcatcatcatcatggaAGAAGGACCTTCCTGTGCAATTTGGCATCCCCATTCCCATTATCTGTGATTGGTTACACCAGCACTGGGAGGGCAGCTTGGATGAGCTTAACAAGCCAAAGTTACCACTCATTCGGTTGATGTCCACAGGACAGAAGAGTGAGCATTCCTGCGCTTCCTTCGCAATGCGACAGGTATTCAAATCAACAGAAGGTGAAAATGATAACACCCCATCTTCATCAAATATTATATCAGGACAACAGGATCACCCTGGACCAAGCTGTTCTGCTGCTGCAAATGTATGCCAAGAGGAGACCCCTGTTACGGGCTTGCATTCTAGTATTCGTGAGCTGGGGATTCCAACACCTGAGATTTATGAATCCCCAAGATTGACCTCAGTACCTGTTCGAAAGAAGGAAAACACCCAAACCCAGCTTCTGAATATTAATTTCCCACCAAGTGCTCCCAAAGCTATAGTCTTGCCACAGGCCATTAAAAAGTTGCCTACAAGCTCTGATGGAAATTCTGTTGAGGAACTTGCATTGCGAAATTCATTGAAAGAAGACAACCCAATTGAGGGTAAAGGAGTACCCAATCCTGTTGGAGATGGTGAAATATCAACTGGTTCCATTAATGGGGAGGACCACAGTGAGGTCCAGTCCAGTTCATCTCCAATAGAGGTCTCAGAGTGGCAGAATGTGGGACATGGATACCATGCTGACTATAGCAGCGAGGGAGAGACCATGTACTCAGCTGAAACAGCAGAGAGCCGGAACTACCCTAGTCCTAAGGTAGAAAAGTTTCAACCAGTGTGGAGGACCCACAGCTGTGGAAGTTACAGCAGATGGGATACCGCTCAAAGAAATCCGGTTGCACGCAGAGCATCACTGGATAATCAGCAGAACTTCATCCGGGGAAGGAAAATGCATTCACAGGGAGCAACATCTCAGAGGAGCAATGATTACTTCAACCCCACTGTTTCTTCAATCATGAAGAAGCGTAACAATTCAGAGCAGCTGAACAAACCCCGACAGAGTGCAGGTCACTCATCTCCAAGATGGATGTTTTGA